In Mycolicibacterium phocaicum, one DNA window encodes the following:
- a CDS encoding ATP-binding protein: MTEPDQSSSGARFSKTDVVAIPEHAASVRQEFSTWLTGHIAVDRVKASDIVLAVNEALANAVEAAYADAPAPGVMHVRADFDRESGRLTVTVTDEGTWRPATAQLANSARGRGIPLMQALTDHASIEPTDAGTEVRLQWDVIDAVPAGGG; this comes from the coding sequence ATGACGGAGCCGGACCAGTCGAGCAGCGGGGCACGTTTCAGTAAGACGGACGTGGTGGCCATCCCCGAACATGCCGCATCCGTCCGTCAGGAGTTCTCGACCTGGTTGACAGGCCACATCGCAGTGGACCGCGTCAAAGCGAGCGACATCGTGCTCGCCGTCAACGAGGCATTGGCCAACGCCGTCGAAGCTGCGTACGCCGATGCCCCGGCTCCCGGCGTCATGCACGTTCGCGCCGACTTCGACCGCGAGTCAGGGCGGCTGACCGTGACCGTGACCGACGAGGGCACGTGGCGCCCCGCCACCGCGCAGCTCGCGAACTCTGCCCGCGGACGGGGGATTCCGCTGATGCAGGCGTTGACGGATCACGCGTCGATCGAACCGACCGATGCCGGTACCGAGGTGCGCCTGCAATGGGACGTCATCGACGCCGTGCCCGCCGGCGGCGGGTGA
- a CDS encoding STAS domain-containing protein yields the protein MTGQPVQGSGNPAAASCAVEQSQIGAVSVVAVSGTVDMLTAPQLESALSPSAVGTAQAVVVDLSAVDFLASAGMGVLVAAHADLAPAVKLVIVADSPTTSRPLKLVGIADLIELFATRDEALAAVTA from the coding sequence ATGACAGGCCAGCCAGTCCAGGGAAGCGGCAACCCTGCCGCGGCGAGCTGCGCGGTCGAACAGAGCCAGATCGGCGCGGTCAGCGTGGTCGCGGTATCCGGAACGGTGGACATGCTCACCGCTCCGCAGCTCGAATCCGCACTGAGCCCGTCGGCTGTCGGCACAGCCCAGGCGGTCGTCGTCGACTTGAGCGCCGTCGACTTCCTGGCCTCGGCCGGGATGGGGGTACTGGTGGCGGCGCATGCCGACTTGGCGCCGGCGGTAAAGCTCGTCATCGTCGCCGACAGCCCCACCACCAGCCGCCCGCTCAAGCTGGTCGGCATCGCCGACCTGATCGAGCTGTTCGCCACGCGAGACGAGGCCCTCGCGGCCGTCACCGCCTAG
- a CDS encoding DUF1707 domain-containing protein, translated as MDHHENLPFPEPPHHSAASRTPDTHIRVGDADRETVSHRLSRAVAEGRLTLTEYDTRLQRLYRAETRGELADIVSDLPRSDERGELKPQRKQSIPAWVVIMWMPWVAVNLLCLAIWLATGAGYFWPFWVAVPWGCALLIPSAIGVFTSGRRVYVRGERPAAPCGHHDSRPAHRRDGHRDRGVPIIAANAGHAGRAVRAG; from the coding sequence GTGGACCATCATGAGAACCTCCCGTTTCCCGAGCCGCCGCACCACAGCGCCGCGTCCCGCACGCCCGACACGCACATCCGGGTCGGCGATGCCGACCGCGAAACGGTTTCTCACCGACTCAGCCGTGCCGTTGCCGAGGGCCGGCTGACCCTGACGGAGTACGACACCCGGCTGCAGCGGCTCTACCGGGCCGAAACCCGTGGCGAGCTCGCCGACATTGTTTCGGACCTGCCGCGATCCGATGAGCGGGGTGAGCTGAAACCGCAACGGAAACAGTCGATTCCGGCATGGGTCGTCATCATGTGGATGCCGTGGGTCGCGGTGAACCTACTGTGCCTCGCGATCTGGCTCGCCACCGGCGCCGGTTACTTCTGGCCGTTCTGGGTGGCCGTCCCGTGGGGATGCGCGTTGTTGATTCCCAGCGCGATCGGCGTGTTCACGAGCGGCAGGCGGGTATACGTCCGAGGTGAACGACCCGCCGCCCCTTGCGGACACCACGATTCCCGACCGGCACACCGTCGTGACGGGCACCGAGACCGAGGCGTACCGATCATTGCTGCGAACGCCGGCCACGCGGGACGAGCGGTACGCGCTGGGTAA
- a CDS encoding DUF2252 domain-containing protein codes for MPDRHTVVTGTETEAYRSLLRTPATRDERYALGKALRKKVPRRTLSRWSDGAGRPDPVQLIKASHEGRIERLIPIRVGRMAASPYGFLRGAAVVMARDVSRLPTTGIMPVVCGDAHLGNFGFYASPERDLVIDLNDFDEAHPGGWEWDLRRLVASIWVAGRENDASESACGDAVQACVMAYQKEVRRLADLPLLVRAFNRLSVDRLTTEADGPLERLVTRSAKRARRRTGDRALPRFTHEVDGVRKIVDEPPLITPLPAREEKLLTKAMDDYLETLPLYWRRLVGGYTLLDVAQKVVGVGSVGLRAYVALLAGSSPKDVIFLQLKQARRSVLAPYVHGDSPLHAHQGQRVVEYQQCLQTVSDPLLGWTTVDGRQFYVRQLRNMKGRIPLDELDAKMLTGYASVVGQLLAKGHARTSGASMIAGYLGHSDRVSEALSGLARRYADQTEADHAGLLSAVEHGALPVEYE; via the coding sequence ATTCCCGACCGGCACACCGTCGTGACGGGCACCGAGACCGAGGCGTACCGATCATTGCTGCGAACGCCGGCCACGCGGGACGAGCGGTACGCGCTGGGTAAGGCGCTGCGCAAGAAGGTGCCCCGGCGGACGTTGTCGAGGTGGTCGGATGGTGCGGGGCGGCCCGATCCGGTGCAGCTGATCAAGGCCAGCCATGAGGGGCGGATCGAGCGGCTCATCCCGATCAGGGTCGGCCGGATGGCGGCGTCGCCGTATGGCTTCCTGCGCGGCGCCGCAGTCGTCATGGCCCGTGACGTCTCGCGACTGCCGACGACGGGAATCATGCCGGTGGTCTGCGGCGACGCTCACCTGGGCAACTTCGGGTTCTACGCCTCTCCCGAACGGGACCTGGTCATCGACCTGAATGACTTCGACGAAGCGCACCCGGGCGGCTGGGAATGGGACCTGCGCAGGTTGGTGGCGAGCATCTGGGTGGCCGGGCGGGAGAACGACGCCTCGGAAAGCGCCTGCGGCGACGCCGTGCAAGCCTGTGTCATGGCCTACCAGAAGGAGGTCAGGCGGCTTGCTGATCTGCCGCTGCTCGTCAGGGCTTTCAACAGGCTCAGCGTCGATCGCCTGACCACGGAAGCCGACGGACCGCTGGAGCGGCTCGTCACCCGCTCGGCCAAGCGGGCGCGACGCCGTACCGGTGATCGCGCGCTGCCGCGCTTCACCCATGAGGTCGACGGAGTGCGAAAGATCGTCGATGAACCGCCCTTGATCACCCCGCTGCCGGCGCGGGAAGAGAAGCTGCTGACCAAAGCGATGGACGACTATCTCGAGACCCTGCCGCTGTACTGGCGCCGGCTGGTCGGTGGCTACACGCTGTTGGACGTGGCGCAGAAGGTCGTCGGGGTCGGCAGTGTCGGGCTACGGGCGTATGTCGCCCTGTTGGCGGGCTCGTCACCCAAGGATGTCATCTTCCTGCAGCTCAAGCAGGCTCGAAGATCGGTACTGGCGCCCTATGTTCATGGCGATTCGCCGTTACATGCCCACCAGGGGCAACGCGTCGTCGAATACCAGCAGTGTCTGCAGACGGTCAGCGACCCGCTGCTGGGCTGGACCACGGTGGACGGTCGCCAGTTCTATGTGCGGCAGCTGCGAAACATGAAGGGCCGCATACCTCTTGACGAGTTGGATGCCAAGATGCTGACGGGTTACGCCAGCGTCGTCGGTCAACTGCTGGCCAAGGGGCATGCCAGAACCAGTGGAGCGTCGATGATCGCCGGTTATCTCGGCCATTCCGACCGCGTGAGCGAAGCGCTCTCCGGGCTCGCCCGGCGTTACGCCGATCAAACCGAGGCCGACCACGCGGGACTGCTCAGTGCCGTCGAGCATGGGGCACTGCCTGTCGAGTACGAGTGA
- a CDS encoding alpha/beta hydrolase: MVAAPENLISLDRGDSRRVEFEGGSIQSRLLALALKASVKPVLTVWAMAPGLPWPYRAVDHVGRVLRSVAGTTRKPVSLARCSAETTRPAATRGDRYVVYLRGGAFLVGGRHLHRQMISRIAASLQSEVVAVDYRKLPQHTIADGIEDCIDAYRFALGRGVAPENIAFIGDSAGAYLVFITAIFAARRGLPMPGAIVSMAPLTDFDVQAKIDAPSGSTDVLFSKAFARAFHQFVMRHSPPADEHRLLDADLGGLPPSLIQVSSTELLNPDAEELAVALTKTGVPHQLQVWRDQVHVFQAAASIVPEAARALREVTQFIESAFARSATQERSA; encoded by the coding sequence GTGGTTGCCGCACCCGAGAATCTGATTTCCCTGGACCGGGGTGACTCCCGTCGCGTCGAGTTCGAGGGCGGCAGCATCCAGTCGCGCCTCCTCGCGTTGGCGTTGAAGGCCTCGGTCAAACCGGTGTTGACGGTCTGGGCGATGGCGCCTGGCCTGCCTTGGCCGTACCGGGCAGTCGATCACGTGGGTCGAGTGCTGCGGTCGGTCGCGGGCACCACCAGAAAGCCCGTGAGCCTTGCGCGCTGTTCCGCTGAGACGACCCGGCCGGCGGCGACACGCGGGGACCGCTACGTGGTGTACCTGCGCGGCGGCGCCTTTCTCGTCGGTGGCCGCCACCTGCACCGCCAGATGATTTCGCGGATTGCCGCGTCGCTGCAGAGCGAGGTCGTGGCGGTGGACTACCGCAAGCTGCCCCAGCACACCATCGCCGACGGCATCGAGGACTGCATCGATGCCTACCGATTCGCACTCGGGCGCGGTGTCGCGCCGGAGAACATCGCATTCATCGGCGACTCGGCCGGTGCCTACCTGGTGTTCATCACGGCGATCTTCGCGGCCCGGCGTGGACTGCCGATGCCCGGCGCGATCGTCTCGATGGCCCCGCTGACCGACTTCGACGTGCAGGCCAAGATCGATGCGCCGTCAGGATCGACCGATGTGCTGTTCTCGAAGGCCTTCGCCCGCGCGTTCCATCAATTCGTCATGCGGCACAGCCCGCCGGCAGACGAGCATCGCCTGCTCGATGCGGATCTGGGTGGGCTGCCGCCGTCTTTGATCCAGGTGAGCTCGACCGAACTGCTCAACCCCGATGCCGAGGAGTTGGCCGTTGCGCTGACGAAGACCGGTGTGCCGCATCAATTGCAGGTGTGGCGGGACCAGGTCCACGTCTTCCAGGCCGCGGCCTCCATCGTCCCGGAAGCGGCACGTGCGCTTCGCGAGGTGACGCAGTTCATCGAGTCGGCGTTCGCCCGAAGCGCAACGCAGGAGCGGTCCGCGTAG
- a CDS encoding PucR family transcriptional regulator, with the protein MPSPSELPPIPADAPLRKVIEDRIDEIATTLLHEAVESIEWPTPMPIEHFDGEVTPYIIGGFLYGLDLITEGRRVTRAEAATFVLPVAERHAEDGIPLPFLFTALHAGIRKLWEIVLESASEGDSETIAALGMYLADLTGTISVLMTEVYQDSDFVLRATTRRQLNALCAHLIDGESGSDIIAKQIGVKLSDRYDVLAIRVDGDEPRTTHETLAARRRLRLANQVFYGRGAGEILNTFDGHTGVILLPAQVVEPRDDSAIAAHLGALIGALSERLEVAIYAAYHPGATLVAIPAAAAEAAEITCLTRQLNREPGIYQLADVLFEYQATRPGPARDLLARHIAPLRDHPGLLQALQSHLQHGADRKAAAAELFIHPNTLTYRLRRIQEITGYDPTDPHQSRLLAAAMTVYTIDHAGTPVAATNLDNPG; encoded by the coding sequence GTGCCGTCCCCGTCCGAGCTGCCGCCGATCCCGGCGGACGCACCGTTGCGGAAGGTGATCGAGGACCGGATCGACGAGATCGCCACGACGCTTCTCCACGAGGCCGTCGAATCCATCGAATGGCCCACACCCATGCCGATCGAACATTTCGACGGCGAGGTCACGCCATACATCATCGGCGGATTTCTGTACGGGCTCGACCTGATCACCGAAGGACGCAGGGTGACCCGCGCCGAGGCAGCCACCTTTGTCCTGCCGGTCGCGGAGCGACATGCCGAGGACGGTATCCCCCTGCCGTTCCTGTTCACCGCGCTGCATGCCGGCATCCGGAAACTGTGGGAGATCGTCCTGGAATCGGCATCCGAGGGCGACTCGGAGACGATCGCCGCGCTGGGCATGTACCTCGCCGACCTCACCGGGACCATCAGCGTGCTGATGACCGAGGTCTACCAGGACTCCGACTTTGTCCTGCGGGCCACCACGCGCCGGCAGCTGAACGCCCTGTGCGCCCACCTCATCGACGGCGAGTCCGGCAGCGACATCATCGCCAAACAAATCGGTGTCAAGCTCAGCGACCGCTATGACGTGTTGGCGATCCGGGTGGACGGCGACGAACCGCGGACCACCCATGAGACATTGGCGGCGCGCCGGCGGTTACGGCTCGCCAACCAAGTGTTCTACGGGCGCGGCGCCGGCGAAATCCTCAACACGTTCGATGGACACACGGGCGTGATCTTGCTGCCCGCACAGGTCGTGGAACCACGGGACGACTCCGCCATCGCGGCACATCTGGGCGCGCTGATCGGCGCGCTCAGCGAACGACTCGAGGTCGCGATCTATGCCGCATACCATCCCGGCGCCACGCTGGTGGCCATTCCCGCAGCGGCTGCCGAGGCCGCCGAAATCACCTGCCTGACAAGGCAACTGAACAGAGAGCCGGGTATCTACCAACTGGCCGATGTCCTCTTCGAGTACCAGGCGACGCGCCCCGGGCCCGCCCGCGACCTGCTCGCGCGCCACATCGCGCCGCTGCGCGACCACCCGGGGTTACTCCAGGCGCTCCAATCGCATCTGCAGCACGGCGCCGACCGGAAGGCCGCCGCGGCAGAGCTTTTCATTCATCCGAACACCCTGACCTACCGCCTACGGCGCATTCAGGAGATCACCGGCTATGACCCCACCGACCCCCATCAATCCCGATTGCTGGCGGCGGCCATGACCGTCTACACCATCGACCATGCAGGTACGCCCGTCGCCGCGACAAACCTCGACAATCCTGGCTAG
- a CDS encoding TIGR00366 family protein, whose product MQSLTALCVRYVERLMPDPYLFAVILTVLVAGMVALLVHGATPSGMLKAWYGGVWGSQNIFTFAFQMVLILVTGYTLAEAPVLKRAIVHIAGKPNNQVQGALLCFTVSAVLSLLNWGLGLVAGALVARQVAKRFADAHFGYLIAAAFMGFIVWTQGLSSSIALANTDSSSPINVIHKLTGMTVPLSQTIFQPYSWLSAIAVLTLLALAVWRMAPAQSLAPDPAVFEDETQPTPAPTEGKKTFAEWLENLWILNVLVFAAGMAYFVLSGFALNISSMIMLFTITSALLHRTPIRFIRAFTGAAKVSGPLLLQYPLYGGLVGLLGYQATKADKPLQTLLAQAVVNGATEHTLPFLTFVGSLIISLFVPSGGGHWAVQGPIAVDSALAIGQRSPEYLGLISMAVAVGEGVANMIQPFWLLPLLAIAKLNVRQVMGFTVVAFLIGVVVLGATTLIAPYVL is encoded by the coding sequence ATGCAGTCCCTCACGGCCCTGTGTGTCCGTTATGTCGAACGCCTGATGCCCGACCCGTACCTGTTCGCGGTCATCCTGACCGTTCTGGTCGCCGGGATGGTCGCCCTCCTGGTGCACGGCGCCACGCCCAGCGGCATGCTCAAGGCCTGGTACGGCGGCGTGTGGGGTTCGCAGAACATCTTCACGTTCGCCTTCCAGATGGTGCTGATCCTCGTGACGGGTTACACGCTCGCCGAGGCGCCCGTTCTGAAGCGGGCCATCGTCCACATCGCCGGCAAGCCGAACAACCAGGTGCAGGGCGCCCTGCTGTGTTTCACCGTCAGCGCCGTGCTATCCCTGCTGAACTGGGGACTGGGCCTGGTCGCCGGTGCCCTTGTCGCCCGGCAGGTCGCAAAACGTTTCGCCGACGCGCATTTCGGCTACCTGATCGCCGCCGCCTTCATGGGATTCATCGTCTGGACGCAGGGGCTCTCGTCGTCGATCGCCCTGGCCAACACCGACAGCAGCAGCCCCATCAACGTGATCCACAAGCTGACCGGCATGACTGTCCCGTTGAGCCAGACCATCTTCCAGCCCTACAGCTGGCTGTCGGCGATTGCCGTGCTGACGCTGCTCGCACTCGCGGTGTGGCGCATGGCCCCGGCGCAGAGTCTGGCTCCCGATCCCGCAGTGTTCGAGGACGAAACCCAGCCGACCCCCGCTCCAACCGAAGGCAAGAAGACCTTCGCCGAGTGGCTGGAGAACCTCTGGATCCTCAACGTCCTCGTATTCGCCGCCGGCATGGCCTATTTCGTGCTCAGTGGATTCGCGCTGAACATCTCGTCGATGATCATGCTGTTCACGATCACCAGCGCGCTGCTGCACCGCACACCGATCCGCTTCATCCGGGCGTTCACCGGCGCCGCCAAGGTGTCCGGCCCGCTGCTTCTGCAGTACCCGCTGTACGGCGGCCTGGTGGGTCTGCTCGGCTATCAGGCAACGAAAGCCGACAAGCCGCTGCAGACGTTGCTGGCCCAGGCCGTGGTCAACGGCGCGACCGAGCACACGCTGCCGTTCCTGACCTTCGTCGGGTCGTTGATCATCAGCCTGTTCGTCCCGTCGGGCGGCGGGCACTGGGCCGTGCAGGGCCCCATCGCGGTCGACTCGGCGCTGGCCATCGGCCAGCGCTCGCCGGAGTATCTCGGGTTGATCTCCATGGCGGTCGCCGTCGGCGAAGGCGTCGCGAACATGATTCAGCCGTTCTGGCTGCTGCCCCTGCTGGCCATCGCAAAACTGAACGTCCGCCAGGTCATGGGCTTCACCGTCGTCGCATTCTTGATCGGTGTGGTGGTGTTGGGCGCCACCACACTCATCGCGCCCTACGTGCTCTGA
- the adhP gene encoding alcohol dehydrogenase AdhP — translation MTQTLATETVAGNTDTMRAAVVTDFGMPLQVHDMQLPTPGYGEALVKLETSGVCHTDLHAAHGDWPVKPQPPFVPGHEGYGTVVALGEGVVDLAVGDKVGNAWLWSACGRCEYCRTGWETLCESQRNGGYSVNGSFGTYMLVNADYAARIPAGADPLEIAPILCAGVTVYKGLKVTDTRPGQWVAISGIGGLGHIAVQYARAMGLRVVAIDVDDAKLALATRLGAEVAINARTADVVESVQQATGGVHGVLVTAVHPQAFGQAIALARRGGTIVFNGLPPGDFPAPIFDIVLKGLTIRGSIVGTRQDMAEALDFYARGLIKPTVTSARLDDINDVFERMEHGQIDGRIVIDYRNT, via the coding sequence ATGACACAGACACTGGCCACTGAAACCGTGGCGGGAAACACTGACACCATGCGGGCCGCCGTGGTCACCGACTTCGGCATGCCGCTGCAGGTGCACGACATGCAACTGCCGACACCGGGCTACGGTGAAGCCCTGGTCAAGCTCGAGACGTCCGGTGTCTGCCACACGGATCTGCATGCCGCGCACGGCGATTGGCCGGTGAAGCCGCAGCCGCCGTTCGTGCCGGGGCATGAGGGCTACGGCACGGTCGTAGCCCTCGGTGAGGGCGTGGTCGACCTGGCCGTCGGCGACAAAGTCGGTAACGCCTGGCTGTGGTCGGCGTGTGGCCGCTGCGAATATTGCCGGACGGGCTGGGAGACCCTGTGCGAAAGTCAGCGCAACGGTGGATATTCCGTCAACGGAAGCTTCGGTACCTACATGCTGGTCAACGCGGACTACGCCGCGCGGATCCCCGCCGGCGCCGACCCGCTGGAGATCGCGCCGATCCTGTGCGCCGGCGTCACCGTCTACAAGGGTCTCAAGGTCACCGACACCCGGCCTGGCCAGTGGGTGGCGATCTCGGGTATCGGCGGGCTGGGACATATCGCGGTGCAGTACGCCCGCGCGATGGGTCTTCGGGTGGTGGCCATCGATGTCGACGACGCCAAACTCGCACTCGCCACCCGCCTCGGCGCCGAGGTCGCCATCAATGCCCGTACCGCCGACGTCGTCGAGTCGGTGCAGCAGGCGACCGGCGGGGTGCATGGTGTCCTGGTCACCGCCGTGCACCCGCAGGCGTTCGGTCAGGCGATCGCCCTGGCCCGTCGCGGTGGCACCATCGTGTTCAACGGACTTCCGCCGGGCGATTTCCCGGCGCCGATCTTCGACATCGTGCTCAAGGGGCTCACCATCCGGGGGTCGATCGTCGGAACGCGGCAAGACATGGCCGAGGCGCTGGACTTCTACGCACGCGGCCTGATCAAGCCAACCGTCACCAGCGCGCGCCTCGATGACATCAACGATGTCTTCGAGCGGATGGAACACGGACAGATCGACGGCCGCATCGTCATCGACTACCGGAATACCTAG
- a CDS encoding MadR family response regulator transcription factor produces MTVDTSTGTIRLALVDDHAILRQGLRSLLEREDDLVVVGEASSEPEAVAMVAATLPDVVLVDLKLSAGSDFEGLSLCTKLSGAYPDLGLLVLTTFLDEDLVVRAVHAGARGYVVKDVDTTELVRAIRAISAGQSAFDSRSAAAVVRSLSGRGDQRDKLTDREIEVLRLLAAGLSNHKIGEQLYISATTAKFHVSNIMRKLDVSRRAEAVYAASKRGLI; encoded by the coding sequence ATGACCGTCGACACCAGCACCGGGACCATCCGCCTTGCGCTGGTGGACGACCACGCGATCCTCCGCCAGGGACTGCGGTCATTACTGGAACGCGAGGACGATCTCGTGGTCGTGGGTGAGGCCTCCAGCGAGCCCGAAGCCGTGGCCATGGTCGCGGCGACGCTACCCGATGTGGTGCTGGTCGATCTCAAACTGTCAGCGGGTTCGGATTTCGAGGGACTGTCCTTGTGCACCAAGCTTTCTGGTGCCTACCCGGACCTCGGTCTGCTCGTGCTGACCACATTCCTCGATGAGGACCTCGTGGTGCGTGCGGTGCATGCCGGAGCGCGCGGCTACGTGGTCAAGGACGTCGACACCACAGAACTGGTGCGGGCGATCCGGGCCATCTCGGCCGGGCAGAGCGCATTCGACTCGCGCAGCGCGGCCGCGGTGGTCCGCTCACTCAGCGGACGCGGGGATCAACGCGACAAGCTCACCGACCGCGAGATCGAAGTGTTGCGGCTGCTCGCTGCGGGCCTGTCCAACCACAAGATCGGTGAGCAGCTGTACATCTCGGCGACCACCGCCAAGTTCCACGTCAGCAACATCATGCGCAAGCTCGACGTCAGCCGCCGCGCCGAGGCCGTGTACGCGGCCAGTAAACGCGGACTGATCTAG
- a CDS encoding MadS family sensor histidine kinase, whose protein sequence is MTTLPGNPVVPRRAAVPDLDQLTGVRSGKGTFYPEFRVAAQRTERVVAALDAISRALVQTVNGPENLVRAVAEAARTHLGAEWVLLALADGALPEARPRHLILDADGHAYSFEGLSGTKHPVPHLPDAVLNRLNDVLRGQLAQFRVPVIESHHSHVPIELDGGVVGAFAAWTPPHRLLDGIDEAVMRILASQTAVALQNCELFQRSQTLLAQSEARNAQLLATQRELGAAQRHQVLDSERHRIARELHDSVTQTVLSAGMQIEVCRSEVESRSGPAGLAERLDTAKALTRSAIDQLRSAIYALNHSSDADRSSLPELLEQLATVHMPKDLRVTLRVDGDVAELPSAVERSLLRIAGEALFNTAMHGRASRAIVRLSYRAAGVTLSVSDDGIGDPDKLRLRLQLADVADLDGHHRGLANMLARCREYGGTFTVGRSRIGGVRVVATIPRDPEEAPREGVVP, encoded by the coding sequence ATGACGACCCTGCCCGGCAACCCGGTGGTGCCGCGACGCGCGGCCGTGCCGGATCTGGACCAGCTCACGGGCGTGCGGTCCGGTAAAGGCACGTTCTATCCCGAGTTCCGGGTAGCCGCGCAACGCACCGAACGGGTGGTTGCCGCCCTCGACGCCATCTCGCGCGCTCTGGTGCAGACCGTCAACGGCCCCGAGAATCTGGTGCGGGCCGTCGCCGAGGCAGCCCGCACCCATCTCGGTGCCGAATGGGTGCTGTTGGCGCTGGCCGACGGCGCCCTGCCGGAGGCGCGGCCACGTCACCTCATCCTCGACGCCGACGGGCACGCGTACTCGTTCGAGGGCCTGTCGGGTACCAAACATCCGGTACCGCACCTACCGGACGCGGTCCTGAACCGACTCAACGACGTCCTGCGCGGTCAGCTTGCCCAGTTCCGGGTACCCGTCATCGAAAGCCACCATTCGCACGTGCCGATCGAACTCGACGGCGGGGTCGTCGGGGCGTTCGCGGCATGGACGCCTCCGCACCGGTTGCTCGACGGTATCGACGAGGCGGTGATGCGAATCCTGGCCAGCCAGACCGCGGTCGCGCTGCAGAACTGTGAACTGTTCCAGCGCTCGCAAACACTGCTGGCCCAATCCGAGGCCCGCAATGCGCAGCTGCTGGCGACGCAGCGCGAACTCGGTGCGGCACAACGCCATCAGGTGCTGGACTCCGAGCGGCACCGCATCGCACGCGAGCTGCACGACAGCGTCACGCAGACCGTCCTGTCGGCGGGCATGCAGATCGAGGTGTGCCGCAGCGAGGTCGAATCACGTTCGGGTCCAGCAGGTCTGGCCGAGCGACTGGACACTGCCAAAGCGTTGACCCGATCGGCTATCGACCAACTGCGGTCGGCCATCTACGCGCTCAACCACTCCTCCGATGCCGACCGGTCCAGCCTCCCCGAGCTCCTCGAACAGCTCGCCACCGTGCACATGCCGAAAGACCTGCGGGTGACACTGCGAGTCGACGGCGATGTCGCCGAACTACCCAGCGCCGTCGAGCGGAGCCTGCTTCGGATCGCCGGTGAGGCACTGTTCAACACTGCGATGCACGGCCGCGCCTCGCGGGCCATCGTGCGCTTGAGCTACCGCGCCGCCGGGGTCACCCTGTCGGTGTCCGACGACGGCATCGGCGACCCGGACAAACTCCGGCTCAGGCTCCAGCTGGCCGATGTCGCGGACCTCGACGGGCACCACCGCGGGCTGGCGAACATGCTGGCGCGGTGCCGCGAATACGGCGGCACCTTCACCGTCGGCCGCTCTCGCATCGGCGGCGTGCGGGTTGTCGCCACCATCCCACGGGACCCAGAAGAAGCTCCGCGCGAAGGAGTCGTGCCATGA